The following are from one region of the Vibrio rarus genome:
- the dnaA gene encoding chromosomal replication initiator protein DnaA: MSSSLWTQCLQQLQQELPATEFSMWVRPLQAELSGNTLTLFAPNRFVLDWVRDKYINSINRYLQEFCDNDIPSLRFEVGSKPISAPPVVKKTAADVAAEFSAPAQLAQRKPVHKTWDNDRDLSDITYRSNVNVKHRFNNFVEGKSNQLGLAAARQVSDNPGAAYNPLFLYGGTGLGKTHLLHAVGNAIVDNKPNAKVVYMHSERFVQDMVKALQNNAIEEFKRYYRSVDALLIDDIQFFANKERSQEEFFHTFNALLEGNQQIILTSDRYPKEINGVEDRLKSRFGWGLTVAIEPPELETRVAILMKKAEDHQIHLADEVAFFIAKRLRSNVRELEGALNRVIANANFTGRPITIDFVREALRDLLALQEKLVTIDNIQKTVAEYYKIKMADLLSKRRSRSVARPRQLAMALAKELTNHSLPEIGDAFGGRDHTTVLHACRKIEQLKEESHDIKEDYSNLIRTLSS, encoded by the coding sequence GTGTCATCTTCGCTTTGGACTCAATGTTTGCAGCAACTTCAGCAAGAACTTCCTGCGACCGAATTCAGCATGTGGGTTCGACCACTACAGGCTGAGTTAAGCGGTAATACGCTTACCTTATTTGCCCCCAACCGATTTGTTTTGGATTGGGTACGGGATAAATACATCAATAGTATTAATCGTTACCTGCAAGAGTTCTGTGATAACGATATTCCTAGCCTTAGGTTTGAAGTCGGCAGTAAACCCATTTCTGCGCCACCAGTGGTGAAAAAAACTGCTGCAGATGTAGCGGCTGAGTTTTCTGCCCCTGCGCAATTAGCACAACGTAAGCCTGTACATAAAACTTGGGATAACGATAGAGATCTTTCAGACATCACTTATCGCTCCAATGTCAATGTTAAGCATCGCTTTAATAACTTTGTGGAAGGTAAATCTAACCAGTTGGGCTTGGCCGCTGCGCGACAAGTGTCTGATAACCCTGGTGCGGCATACAATCCATTGTTTCTTTATGGCGGTACGGGTTTAGGTAAAACACACCTATTGCATGCGGTAGGTAATGCCATCGTAGACAATAAGCCAAATGCTAAAGTGGTATATATGCACTCTGAGCGTTTTGTGCAGGATATGGTTAAAGCACTGCAAAACAACGCCATTGAAGAATTTAAGCGTTATTACCGAAGCGTGGACGCTCTGCTTATTGATGACATTCAATTTTTTGCCAACAAAGAGCGCTCTCAAGAAGAGTTCTTCCATACCTTTAATGCGTTATTAGAAGGCAATCAGCAAATTATCCTTACTTCTGACCGTTATCCAAAAGAGATAAACGGTGTAGAAGATCGTTTAAAATCTCGTTTTGGCTGGGGCTTAACGGTCGCCATTGAACCGCCAGAGCTAGAGACTCGCGTTGCGATTTTGATGAAAAAAGCGGAAGACCATCAAATTCACCTTGCTGACGAAGTGGCTTTCTTTATTGCCAAACGTCTGCGTTCAAATGTTCGTGAACTTGAAGGGGCCTTGAACCGTGTAATTGCCAATGCAAACTTTACCGGTCGTCCTATTACTATCGATTTTGTTCGAGAAGCTCTGCGTGACTTATTAGCACTGCAAGAAAAGCTCGTCACCATTGATAATATTCAAAAGACAGTGGCCGAATACTACAAAATTAAAATGGCGGATCTATTGTCTAAGCGTCGTTCACGCTCTGTGGCTCGTCCTCGCCAGTTAGCAATGGCATTAGCCAAAGAGTTAACCAACCATAGCTTACCGGAAATCGGTGATGCGTTTGGTGGTCGTGACCATACCACAGTGTTGCACGCTTGCCGTAAAATAGAACAGCTTAAAGAAGAGAGTCATGATATTAAAGAAGACTACTCGAACCTTATCCGTACCCTTTCATCGTAA